The following coding sequences are from one Halobacteriovorax sp. JY17 window:
- a CDS encoding ABC transporter ATP-binding protein, with translation MKKRLDVTLFQLLKNQFIEFFPWYIGAFIALYCTHYIQSELPFMAKELADFVISETHDFNTIKFAYLALGIIVFRTSSRLLFFYPARILQKYLRVEAIERIESSNPIRYKKFSAGQLFQVVGNDLEEVRALIGFALLQVANIVIAMSVLIPKLSGFSPRLLLALTPVFVGFVIFTIIVSRNKKYYRKTQDLQGEVQNFIMESYAGKKTIKNYHVEDSFINLFKKHSMAELYNFYKAGNNIALSIPLVPFGVGVSLLWGAHIIRVEQLGASSLVLFSGFVFLFLEPMMFLSWIGVVFARSAGAWARIKELIVAIKDECPEEIELREDNHCIDEEGFFKVKLWDEKIDLEVVKDKWNVLIGTTGCGKTEVIKQMANVLLNKGKKISYVAQEPYLYNDTISANIFLGTDITPERIKKAHDLLRLFGLDYLETSMEKLLELEVGENGKRLSGGQCKRLCLIRSLLSNGEIIIWDDPFSSVDLILEKQIFNKLKESEFAVGRTFILSSHRLTTVKLSDYILYLDKDHGLMEYGEQSILLAKETKTYEYFENQMV, from the coding sequence ATGAAAAAACGTTTAGATGTCACCCTGTTTCAACTGTTGAAAAATCAGTTTATTGAATTCTTTCCTTGGTATATTGGAGCCTTTATTGCTCTATACTGTACCCATTATATTCAAAGTGAGCTTCCTTTTATGGCAAAGGAGCTTGCTGACTTTGTAATAAGTGAAACTCACGATTTTAATACGATTAAGTTTGCCTACCTTGCGCTTGGTATCATCGTCTTTAGAACTTCATCGAGACTCTTATTCTTTTATCCTGCAAGAATTCTTCAAAAGTATTTAAGAGTAGAGGCCATAGAGAGAATTGAGAGTTCTAATCCAATTAGGTACAAGAAATTTTCTGCGGGACAACTTTTTCAAGTGGTAGGAAATGATCTCGAAGAGGTTAGGGCCCTTATAGGTTTTGCACTCTTACAGGTCGCTAATATTGTTATTGCCATGAGTGTTCTTATCCCAAAATTATCTGGTTTTAGTCCAAGACTTCTTTTGGCCCTCACGCCAGTCTTTGTTGGTTTTGTTATATTCACTATAATTGTGAGTCGAAATAAGAAGTACTACCGTAAGACTCAGGACCTGCAAGGTGAAGTTCAAAATTTCATTATGGAATCATATGCAGGTAAGAAAACAATAAAGAACTATCACGTAGAAGATTCATTTATAAATCTCTTTAAGAAGCATTCGATGGCAGAGCTTTATAACTTCTACAAAGCAGGAAATAATATTGCGCTCTCTATTCCCCTCGTTCCATTTGGTGTAGGGGTTTCACTTCTTTGGGGAGCTCACATTATTCGTGTAGAGCAACTTGGAGCTTCATCACTTGTTTTATTTTCTGGATTTGTTTTTCTATTTTTAGAACCGATGATGTTTCTTTCATGGATTGGTGTGGTCTTTGCTCGTTCAGCTGGTGCTTGGGCAAGAATTAAAGAATTAATCGTTGCAATTAAAGATGAGTGCCCTGAGGAGATTGAGTTACGAGAAGATAATCATTGTATTGATGAAGAAGGATTTTTTAAAGTCAAACTCTGGGATGAGAAGATTGACCTTGAAGTCGTAAAAGATAAGTGGAATGTGTTAATTGGAACCACTGGCTGTGGAAAAACTGAAGTCATTAAGCAAATGGCCAATGTTCTTCTAAATAAAGGTAAGAAAATTTCTTACGTTGCACAGGAGCCTTATCTGTATAACGATACGATCAGTGCAAATATTTTTCTTGGAACTGATATTACCCCTGAGAGAATAAAGAAGGCCCATGATCTCTTAAGGTTATTTGGTCTAGATTATCTTGAAACAAGTATGGAAAAACTCTTGGAACTTGAAGTTGGTGAGAACGGAAAGCGACTATCTGGCGGACAATGCAAGAGGCTATGTTTGATTAGAAGTTTACTCTCTAATGGGGAAATCATTATTTGGGACGACCCATTTTCATCAGTGGATCTCATTCTAGAAAAACAAATATTTAATAAATTAAAAGAAAGTGAATTTGCAGTGGGGAGAACATTTATTCTTAGTTCTCACAGATTAACAACAGTTAAACTTTCAGATTACATACTCTACTTAGATAAAGATCACGGATTAATGGAATACGGTGAGCAGAGTATATTACTAGCTAAAGAGACAAAAACTTATGAATACTTCGAAAATCAAATGGTCTAG
- a CDS encoding ABC transporter ATP-binding protein, translated as MNTSKIKWSSIFFFKGSSRYVVLIIICLILSSGLGALVPKLVAKLAESYNNEDIFYNSIRNLLYLFMGVYVNRALYQLCINKYVKYLVQNVRSWCFEKWILSYEIQEGDTGHEEKYPQGEVLSRIVNDTESIRELVTSGTFGIFIDLFFVVSCMLSFITINTVTGVTLVVAEVLAASLLIYGSKYMRKIFLSVRHSRGNVYKTVANLVGGVGETYFTNHENYASKKSEMVFDDYLGKILKSNVWDSGYYSIAESLYPLLLALVVLIFPYSHITQAAVILVIVDLIQRSIGPVKDIAGKIANVQRAASGVDRISEFMYDLDQTISSPRSHTKREESLDQVSIEIEEFSYPIRREGEPAFALNQISFSASRGELVGIVGISGCGKSTLLKILSGNLIPQKAEIIVSGSDGERVIFPGESFKDVTRYRELVGIVSQDSHIFSESVAFNICLSEEIPESFYTFWKWVEDRIPYISEIWGVSPETKLDQKSISIGQKQLLAAIRSCYLKKPIVLFDEVSSGLDSRLEMALRKVILLIQEQSLTFIVAHRLETVIESNKILVLDKGNLVSSGTHESLLSGCEIYKEFLNELSH; from the coding sequence ATGAATACTTCGAAAATCAAATGGTCTAGCATATTCTTTTTTAAAGGCTCTTCAAGATATGTAGTCTTAATTATTATTTGCTTAATTCTTTCATCGGGACTTGGGGCATTGGTTCCAAAGCTCGTTGCAAAGCTTGCGGAGAGTTATAATAACGAAGATATTTTCTATAATAGTATTAGAAATCTTCTCTATCTCTTCATGGGTGTCTACGTAAATAGAGCACTTTATCAATTATGCATTAATAAGTATGTGAAGTACTTAGTTCAAAATGTTAGAAGCTGGTGCTTTGAAAAGTGGATACTAAGTTATGAAATTCAAGAAGGCGATACTGGACACGAAGAGAAATATCCTCAAGGGGAAGTTCTCTCTCGGATTGTAAACGATACGGAGAGTATTAGAGAACTTGTGACTTCTGGAACATTTGGAATCTTCATTGACCTCTTCTTTGTTGTTTCTTGTATGTTGAGCTTTATTACAATTAATACTGTTACGGGTGTTACTCTTGTTGTAGCGGAAGTCTTAGCAGCATCTCTACTCATTTACGGAAGTAAGTATATGAGAAAGATCTTCTTGTCTGTGAGGCATTCAAGAGGGAACGTTTATAAAACGGTTGCTAATCTTGTAGGGGGAGTAGGAGAGACCTATTTCACTAATCATGAAAATTATGCTTCAAAGAAATCTGAGATGGTCTTCGATGATTACCTAGGGAAAATTTTAAAATCTAATGTTTGGGACTCTGGTTATTATTCAATTGCTGAATCTCTCTATCCACTTCTCCTTGCTCTTGTCGTTCTTATTTTTCCGTATAGTCATATTACTCAAGCGGCAGTGATTCTCGTTATTGTAGATTTAATTCAAAGGTCCATTGGACCAGTGAAAGATATTGCAGGAAAAATTGCTAACGTGCAAAGAGCGGCCAGTGGAGTAGATAGAATTAGTGAATTTATGTATGACCTTGACCAAACGATCTCTTCACCAAGAAGCCATACAAAGAGAGAAGAGAGTTTAGATCAAGTTTCGATTGAGATTGAAGAGTTTTCTTATCCAATAAGAAGAGAGGGGGAGCCTGCCTTTGCTTTAAATCAAATTTCATTCAGCGCCTCTAGAGGAGAGTTAGTTGGAATTGTGGGGATTTCAGGTTGTGGAAAATCAACGCTCCTAAAAATTCTAAGTGGTAATTTAATTCCTCAAAAAGCTGAGATTATTGTCTCAGGTAGTGACGGTGAAAGAGTGATTTTCCCTGGAGAATCATTTAAAGATGTTACTCGCTACAGGGAGTTGGTTGGAATTGTGTCACAGGATTCTCATATTTTCTCAGAAAGTGTTGCGTTCAATATTTGTCTAAGTGAAGAAATTCCTGAAAGCTTCTATACTTTCTGGAAGTGGGTGGAAGATAGAATTCCTTATATTTCTGAAATTTGGGGAGTAAGTCCCGAAACGAAATTGGATCAGAAATCAATTTCTATCGGACAAAAACAACTCCTTGCAGCAATTAGGTCTTGCTACTTAAAGAAGCCAATTGTTCTCTTTGATGAAGTTTCTTCAGGGCTAGATTCTAGACTTGAAATGGCGCTTAGGAAGGTGATTCTTCTTATTCAAGAGCAGTCTTTGACGTTTATCGTGGCCCATAGGCTAGAGACCGTCATTGAGTCTAATAAGATTCTTGTCTTAGACAAAGGAAATTTAGTTTCCTCTGGAACCCATGAGAGCTTGTTGAGTGGGTGCGAAATTTATAAAGAGTTTTTGAATGAGTTGAGCCATTAG
- a CDS encoding thioredoxin domain-containing protein, whose protein sequence is MKRNIFTTVSIAVLAGVLFYSCTKSVESKPTFLFKAAPDMSAGVKIGDKVISKDDLFKGIESELYEAEMKVFELKMNKMKARVLEVFMEQDTNKKDLTNDQYLEKYITSGIKISKEKIDAFVKEKNIPKEHLNDQMKQRIQQYLLIEEKKIAIDTWLAKKTKKTPVEIYFKEPTRPMFNVTAGDAPFMGAADAKVEIVEFSDFQCPFCSKGAGVVHDLKKKYGNKVKVVFKNFPLPFHNHAKKAAEAGLCVHEQDKAKFWTMHDAMFADQTKLDREGLVNSAKALKIDVDKFTKCLDSGKFTAKVESTMEEGKTIGVKSTPTFFVNGMMINGAHPVEVFSELIDQELAK, encoded by the coding sequence ATGAAGAGAAATATTTTTACAACTGTATCTATTGCAGTCTTAGCAGGGGTCCTATTTTACTCTTGTACAAAATCAGTAGAGTCTAAGCCAACATTTTTATTTAAAGCTGCTCCAGATATGAGTGCAGGGGTAAAAATTGGCGATAAAGTAATTTCAAAAGATGATCTCTTTAAAGGGATTGAGAGTGAATTATATGAAGCTGAAATGAAAGTCTTTGAACTCAAAATGAATAAAATGAAAGCAAGAGTTCTAGAAGTGTTCATGGAGCAAGACACAAATAAGAAAGATCTTACAAATGATCAATACCTTGAAAAATATATAACTTCAGGAATTAAAATTTCAAAAGAAAAGATAGATGCTTTTGTTAAAGAGAAAAACATTCCTAAGGAACATTTAAACGATCAAATGAAGCAGAGAATCCAGCAATACCTTCTGATAGAAGAGAAGAAAATTGCAATCGATACTTGGCTAGCTAAGAAAACAAAGAAGACACCTGTTGAAATTTACTTCAAAGAACCAACTCGTCCAATGTTCAATGTAACTGCTGGTGATGCACCATTTATGGGAGCTGCAGATGCTAAAGTTGAAATTGTAGAATTCTCTGATTTTCAGTGTCCATTCTGTTCAAAAGGGGCGGGAGTCGTTCACGATCTTAAGAAGAAGTATGGAAATAAAGTTAAAGTTGTTTTTAAGAACTTTCCTCTTCCGTTTCACAACCACGCTAAGAAAGCTGCAGAGGCAGGACTTTGCGTACATGAGCAAGATAAGGCAAAGTTCTGGACTATGCACGATGCGATGTTTGCAGATCAAACAAAGCTTGACCGTGAAGGGTTAGTAAATTCTGCTAAAGCTTTAAAAATTGATGTTGATAAATTTACTAAATGTTTAGACTCTGGAAAATTCACTGCGAAAGTTGAATCAACTATGGAAGAGGGGAAAACTATAGGTGTAAAATCAACTCCGACTTTCTTTGTTAACGGAATGATGATTAATGGAGCTCATCCTGTGGAAGTTTTCTCTGAGCTTATTGATCAAGAACTCGCTAAGTAG
- the pyk gene encoding pyruvate kinase, translating into MRRAKIVATLGPSSNTVEQISKLIQAGMNVCRVNMSHGTHESHKELIANIRQASVNVDKQVAILADLQGPKIRVDKLPENLILKENEEWVIGPSKLMGEYPEYEGKYIPTIYENLVDDCFDGARILFDDGLILAESVKRDRDVYKIKVNVGGILKSNKGINLPDCDVSAPSFTDKDREDLMFALTQNIDYIALSFVRKGEDIQQVKVLLHDLKVDIPIISKIEKPQAIDNIESILDVTDVIMVARGDMGVEVGNHLVPSIQKKLIKLCNERGIPVITATQMLESMTHNPTPTRAEASDVANAIWDGTDAVMLSGETASGDYPIETVKTMVKIIEDAEQTPKERPLLRHVDLSSVQASVMVAASLIGEKVYAKRILAVTESGISCLKLAKFRPTTPCLGVTTTERTARRMCLYWGIEPFLLKNYREDSFNFQYHVINKVKKKLKLVNGDKLVITRGDGKFFRAGSSNSVKVDIIKDVPKVLGSGGDTLEEASDDKKKILLDHNICASCQRCVEICPHAIWKINPITKDTYLNKDQIHYCNMDLQCIKVCPTGAIEIIPNFSK; encoded by the coding sequence ATGAGAAGGGCAAAAATAGTGGCCACCCTTGGCCCATCATCTAATACAGTCGAACAAATTTCAAAATTAATTCAAGCAGGAATGAATGTTTGTAGAGTGAATATGAGCCATGGAACACATGAGTCTCATAAAGAGCTTATTGCAAATATAAGACAGGCTTCTGTTAATGTTGATAAACAAGTTGCGATTCTAGCAGATCTTCAAGGTCCTAAGATTCGTGTTGATAAATTACCTGAAAATTTAATACTAAAAGAAAATGAAGAATGGGTTATTGGTCCTTCTAAATTAATGGGAGAGTATCCAGAGTATGAAGGAAAGTATATTCCAACAATCTATGAAAATCTCGTAGATGATTGCTTCGATGGTGCACGTATTCTCTTTGATGATGGTCTAATACTTGCGGAGTCAGTAAAAAGAGATAGAGATGTTTATAAAATAAAAGTTAACGTGGGTGGAATTTTAAAGTCCAACAAGGGAATCAACCTTCCTGACTGTGATGTTTCAGCACCAAGCTTTACAGATAAAGACAGAGAAGACTTAATGTTTGCTCTGACTCAAAACATTGACTATATCGCCCTTTCATTTGTTAGAAAAGGTGAAGACATTCAACAAGTAAAAGTTCTTCTTCATGATTTAAAAGTTGATATTCCTATCATTTCAAAAATTGAAAAACCTCAAGCTATCGATAATATCGAAAGTATCTTAGACGTTACTGATGTGATTATGGTTGCGAGAGGAGATATGGGTGTTGAAGTTGGAAACCACTTAGTACCTTCAATCCAAAAGAAGTTGATTAAACTTTGTAATGAAAGAGGAATACCTGTTATTACGGCAACTCAAATGCTTGAGAGCATGACTCATAATCCAACGCCTACAAGAGCAGAGGCCAGTGATGTGGCCAATGCTATTTGGGATGGGACTGATGCTGTAATGCTTTCTGGCGAAACTGCCTCCGGGGATTACCCAATAGAAACTGTTAAAACAATGGTAAAAATTATTGAAGATGCAGAGCAGACTCCAAAAGAGAGACCGCTCCTTAGGCATGTGGATCTTTCAAGTGTTCAGGCCTCTGTGATGGTGGCAGCATCACTCATTGGAGAGAAAGTCTACGCAAAGAGAATTCTTGCTGTTACAGAATCTGGAATTTCTTGTTTAAAACTTGCTAAATTTAGACCAACAACTCCATGTTTAGGTGTAACAACAACAGAGAGAACAGCTCGAAGAATGTGTTTGTATTGGGGGATTGAACCATTTCTTTTAAAGAACTACAGAGAAGATTCATTCAACTTTCAATATCATGTCATCAATAAAGTGAAGAAGAAATTAAAACTTGTTAATGGTGATAAACTTGTCATAACAAGAGGAGATGGAAAGTTCTTCAGAGCGGGTAGTTCAAACTCGGTGAAGGTCGATATAATAAAAGACGTTCCAAAAGTTCTTGGAAGTGGGGGAGATACATTAGAAGAAGCTTCTGATGATAAAAAAAAAATCCTTCTAGACCATAATATCTGCGCTAGCTGTCAAAGGTGTGTGGAGATTTGTCCACACGCTATTTGGAAAATTAATCCAATAACAAAAGATACCTACTTAAATAAAGATCAGATTCACTACTGTAATATGGACCTTCAATGTATTAAGGTGTGTCCAACGGGCGCAATTGAAATAATTCCTAATTTTAGCAAATGA
- a CDS encoding QueG-associated DUF1730 domain-containing protein, translating into MKEEILEKVLNSENLKKFGIVDWGVTSDPRPITWKYYFDWVNKGLNGILKYLEGERRDKREDIRNYFPEFESAIVFQFSYAKKKFELDKFYESEKSNGLKIASYVLGFDGVDYHFKLRDALDSIGEQLRELDPALQFKLSLDTQPILERDLAYRAGLGWFGKNSMFISKKEGSFFILGSLLLSKNYSLAEKEPETDHCGQCTRCADACPTDAIDLESRTLISNKCISTYTIELFKDLGEAPEGMENSNGEIFGCDICQEVCPWNKRLLRVGKVDLNETLISERELQIRSFFLERPILEVLSDLKSLSNRGFQRLFKSTPIERTGRVGLLKNIRFFSGKR; encoded by the coding sequence ATGAAAGAAGAGATTTTAGAAAAAGTTTTAAACTCAGAAAACTTAAAGAAGTTTGGAATCGTTGACTGGGGAGTAACCTCTGACCCAAGGCCTATTACTTGGAAGTATTACTTTGATTGGGTAAATAAAGGGCTAAATGGAATCTTAAAATATCTAGAAGGTGAGAGAAGAGATAAGAGAGAAGATATAAGGAATTACTTTCCTGAGTTTGAATCTGCTATTGTCTTTCAGTTTTCCTATGCCAAAAAGAAGTTTGAACTCGATAAATTCTATGAAAGCGAAAAGAGTAATGGTCTGAAAATCGCGAGTTATGTTCTTGGCTTTGATGGGGTGGACTATCATTTTAAGCTCAGAGATGCTTTAGATTCAATTGGTGAACAATTAAGAGAGCTCGACCCAGCTCTTCAATTTAAATTATCATTAGACACACAACCTATCTTAGAAAGAGATCTTGCCTATAGAGCGGGACTTGGATGGTTTGGTAAGAATAGTATGTTCATAAGTAAGAAGGAGGGAAGCTTCTTTATTTTAGGATCGCTTCTTCTTTCAAAGAATTATTCACTTGCGGAGAAAGAACCTGAAACGGATCATTGTGGACAATGCACGAGATGTGCTGATGCCTGTCCAACCGATGCCATAGACTTAGAAAGTAGAACTCTAATATCAAATAAGTGTATAAGTACTTATACGATTGAGCTCTTTAAAGATTTAGGAGAGGCCCCTGAGGGGATGGAAAATTCAAACGGTGAAATATTTGGCTGTGATATTTGCCAAGAAGTTTGCCCTTGGAATAAGCGTCTCTTAAGAGTCGGTAAAGTAGACCTTAACGAAACCTTAATAAGTGAGAGAGAGCTTCAAATAAGAAGCTTCTTTCTTGAACGTCCTATTTTAGAGGTTTTAAGTGATTTGAAATCGTTATCAAATAGAGGATTTCAGAGATTATTCAAAAGTACTCCGATAGAGAGAACGGGGAGAGTAGGGCTTCTGAAAAACATACGCTTTTTCTCGGGAAAAAGGTAA